In the Bacillus shivajii genome, one interval contains:
- the nosD gene encoding nitrous oxide reductase family maturation protein NosD: MKWILTFGAFLFIFLFPHQVGAEGDLQQLINEVGVNDVLQLEDRTYEGNIAIDKPITIKGSEGTVIRGNETGNVIMINADHVNLEQLQIENSSFSRNDEEEYSGVKVYSNDNVMKNLTIIDAYHGIYLSQSHRNTIENVTIYGQKDQDSVGAQGNGIQVYYSHENILKGNRIESTRDGIYFEYADENQIYENAIRHTRYGLHYMYSNKNIFKQNIFTFNIGGAAVMHSSENVFLENTFSMNQSSRSFGFLLQTSSDNLIEGNHFLQNKRGLLIEHSQNNLILNNEFSQNDIGIELWASARDQVFSENSFHKNKLPVIRAGGHSENEWSKGGRGNNWGSDFPLLDLYQTGVGDFAVTYDSSLHELVEENEFVYLFMHSPSIVIYEKLNQWTNNQETMFQDDFPLQQNRRGISFVPISIAFLLVSGMIFVRQKRRVA; this comes from the coding sequence ATGAAGTGGATACTGACTTTCGGAGCTTTTTTGTTTATTTTTTTATTTCCGCATCAAGTAGGAGCTGAGGGAGATTTACAGCAATTGATTAATGAGGTAGGAGTAAATGACGTACTTCAGCTTGAGGACCGAACATATGAAGGGAACATTGCCATTGATAAACCAATAACAATTAAAGGCTCCGAAGGGACTGTTATTCGCGGGAATGAGACCGGAAACGTCATTATGATCAATGCTGATCATGTGAATCTTGAACAGCTCCAAATAGAAAACAGCAGTTTTAGCCGTAATGATGAAGAAGAATATTCCGGAGTAAAAGTATATTCTAATGACAATGTGATGAAAAACCTTACAATCATCGACGCTTATCATGGCATTTATTTAAGTCAGTCTCATAGAAATACGATCGAAAACGTGACAATCTATGGACAAAAAGATCAAGATTCAGTAGGAGCTCAAGGAAACGGGATTCAAGTTTATTATTCACACGAAAACATACTAAAAGGAAACCGAATCGAATCGACACGTGACGGAATTTATTTCGAGTATGCTGATGAAAACCAAATCTATGAAAATGCTATCCGGCACACTCGTTACGGGCTTCATTATATGTATTCAAATAAAAATATTTTTAAGCAAAATATTTTTACATTTAATATTGGTGGCGCTGCCGTCATGCATTCGAGTGAGAACGTATTTTTAGAAAATACTTTTTCGATGAATCAAAGCTCTCGTTCTTTCGGTTTCTTACTACAAACAAGTAGTGACAATCTCATCGAAGGTAACCATTTCTTGCAAAACAAACGAGGTTTACTCATAGAGCATTCACAAAATAACCTTATTCTTAACAATGAATTTTCGCAAAATGATATCGGGATCGAACTGTGGGCAAGTGCACGCGATCAAGTGTTTTCCGAAAACAGCTTTCACAAAAATAAGCTTCCTGTTATTCGCGCAGGCGGACATTCCGAAAATGAGTGGAGTAAAGGGGGCCGGGGCAATAATTGGGGAAGTGACTTTCCATTATTAGATTTATATCAAACTGGGGTTGGCGACTTCGCAGTCACTTATGACTCTTCATTGCACGAGCTCGTTGAAGAAAATGAATTTGTCTATTTATTTATGCACAGCCCAAGTATTGTTATCTATGAAAAATTAAATCAATGGACAAATAATCAAGAAACGATGTTTCAAGACGATTTTCCATTGCAACAAAATAGAAGAGGAATTTCGTTTGTACCAATTTCAATCGCCTTTTTATTAGTAAGTGGAATGATTTTTGTTCGTCAGAAAAGGAGGGTGGCATAA
- a CDS encoding ABC transporter permease translates to MYIWKEWMEQIRGKGLWLSMGMVIVMSLFIFIETMNTPIQYSFQALLISLHEMHVYLLPLLCLFVASFTIMQEKELKTLMMIVTKKESYRTFLLKKSIAINSIVLTLFLGWYIILAVPMRMFLGFDVGAFLAFLLTVTAFILIFNQIGLFIGTICTNRMQVVGATVFVWFSFVFLFDLILLYQLPMVTHGNVFYFSLLFFLQPLNALRLYLETSVGVFSLEYMSYLMDQLIWLSPTTFLWLNVTIFLVVFYGVAVWSKRKGLRYD, encoded by the coding sequence ATGTACATTTGGAAAGAATGGATGGAACAAATAAGAGGAAAAGGGTTATGGCTTAGTATGGGGATGGTCATCGTTATGTCGTTATTTATCTTTATAGAAACGATGAACACTCCGATCCAATACAGCTTTCAAGCATTATTAATCTCTTTACATGAAATGCATGTATATTTGTTGCCGCTTCTTTGTTTATTCGTTGCATCATTTACGATTATGCAAGAAAAAGAATTAAAGACTTTAATGATGATCGTGACAAAGAAAGAGTCGTATCGCACTTTCTTGTTAAAGAAGAGCATTGCGATAAATAGTATCGTTCTTACGTTATTTCTAGGTTGGTATATAATCCTTGCTGTTCCCATGAGAATGTTTCTTGGGTTTGATGTAGGGGCATTTTTAGCATTTTTACTAACAGTTACGGCATTTATTCTTATTTTTAATCAGATTGGTTTGTTCATCGGAACGATTTGTACAAATCGTATGCAAGTCGTAGGAGCGACTGTGTTTGTTTGGTTTTCATTTGTGTTTTTATTCGATTTAATTTTACTTTACCAACTACCTATGGTTACACACGGTAACGTATTTTATTTTTCACTACTTTTCTTTTTACAACCATTAAATGCTCTTAGACTTTACTTAGAAACATCTGTAGGTGTCTTTTCTTTAGAATACATGTCTTACTTAATGGACCAGTTAATTTGGCTTTCCCCCACAACATTTTTATGGCTAAACGTAACGATATTTTTAGTTGTATTTTACGGGGTGGCTGTTTGGTCAAAAAGAAAGGGGCTTCGCTATGATTAA
- a CDS encoding ABC transporter ATP-binding protein, translated as MINIQSLSQSYGKKQVLKDVSLNIVKKERCALVGRNGSGKSTLIHTMLGILPFKNGTITLNGHPVKKNKWKKDVAYLPEKFHLYPHLTAKENLHFFASLQDKRANEQKIESVLQQVNLLEVKDEKVNRFSKGMLQRLGLALMLYYDAKLLILDEPTSGLDPIGRAEILEVLQSLDDKTIFLSSHHIDEIQQVCTHVAYLEDGKMTKYTVEEFMKVMKVGGGNNNESENQDASNVTSFNKHVRYSRM; from the coding sequence ATGATTAATATTCAAAGTTTATCTCAAAGTTATGGGAAGAAGCAGGTGCTAAAAGATGTAAGCTTAAATATTGTCAAAAAAGAACGGTGTGCCCTCGTTGGCCGTAATGGGTCTGGGAAATCAACGTTAATTCATACGATGCTAGGGATTCTTCCTTTTAAAAATGGAACAATTACACTTAATGGACATCCGGTGAAAAAGAATAAATGGAAGAAGGATGTTGCTTATCTTCCAGAAAAGTTTCACCTTTATCCACATTTAACGGCGAAAGAAAACCTTCACTTTTTTGCATCACTTCAAGATAAAAGGGCAAATGAGCAAAAGATTGAAAGCGTGTTACAGCAAGTGAACTTGCTAGAAGTTAAGGATGAGAAGGTTAATCGTTTTTCAAAAGGGATGCTGCAACGTTTAGGGTTGGCGTTAATGCTTTATTATGACGCAAAACTACTTATATTAGACGAACCGACGAGCGGGTTAGACCCGATTGGACGAGCAGAGATTTTGGAAGTCTTGCAATCACTAGATGATAAAACCATCTTTTTATCTTCACACCATATAGATGAGATACAGCAAGTTTGTACTCATGTTGCCTATCTTGAAGATGGGAAAATGACGAAATATACGGTGGAAGAATTTATGAAAGTCATGAAGGTGGGAGGGGGAAACAACAATGAAAGTGAAAATCAAGATGCTAGCAACGTTACTTCTTTTAACAAGCATGTTCGTTATAGTCGCATGTAG
- a CDS encoding FixH family protein codes for MKVKIKMLATLLLLTSMFVIVACSGDEEWSMEMSDVNKDRNGHVHMTLKILDGEEPVEGLNVSALLEMSRMDHGHIDVQFADGGNGIYAGSVELPMSGEWIAEVTLEQGDKKKSETIIFEVGEEHE; via the coding sequence ATGAAAGTGAAAATCAAGATGCTAGCAACGTTACTTCTTTTAACAAGCATGTTCGTTATAGTCGCATGTAGTGGAGACGAAGAATGGTCAATGGAAATGTCTGATGTAAACAAAGATCGTAATGGTCATGTTCATATGACTTTGAAAATACTAGATGGAGAAGAACCAGTTGAAGGTTTGAATGTAAGTGCACTTTTAGAGATGAGCCGTATGGATCATGGGCATATTGACGTCCAATTTGCCGATGGAGGAAATGGAATATATGCAGGTTCCGTAGAATTACCGATGTCAGGGGAATGGATCGCCGAAGTAACTTTAGAGCAAGGTGATAAAAAGAAAAGCGAGACAATAATATTTGAAGTAGGTGAAGAACATGAATAA
- a CDS encoding SurA N-terminal domain-containing protein has translation MNKNSLIKRVIPFFLLVMIFLLAACSEEEVTETVNDPDQDSEVETSGVLATVDDTEITSDTVEFQQLLGLLHLEMVRAEGAASMDEETLDYMKEFWDQQEEQVRNINHTLTSMIRTLAMEKLAEEKGHTVSAEEILAQYEQFTEQYKHFPETQSLIEEYGTERFSHNLEGYTKSWLMARKVYEDVYYDVENDNPNMEEDELQYLASEQYEELLVSQMETVQVNIHSLEGYH, from the coding sequence ATGAATAAAAATAGTTTAATAAAGCGCGTCATACCATTTTTCCTGTTAGTAATGATCTTTTTATTAGCAGCGTGTAGTGAGGAAGAAGTAACAGAAACAGTGAATGACCCAGACCAAGACAGTGAAGTAGAAACGAGTGGGGTGCTTGCTACAGTCGATGACACAGAAATCACGAGTGACACGGTCGAGTTTCAGCAATTATTAGGCTTACTACATTTAGAAATGGTTCGAGCTGAAGGAGCAGCTTCAATGGATGAAGAAACGTTAGATTATATGAAAGAATTTTGGGATCAACAAGAGGAGCAAGTGAGAAACATCAATCATACATTAACTAGCATGATTCGTACATTAGCGATGGAAAAATTAGCAGAAGAGAAAGGTCACACTGTTTCGGCAGAAGAAATTTTAGCGCAATACGAGCAATTTACGGAGCAATATAAACATTTTCCAGAGACGCAAAGCTTAATTGAGGAGTACGGTACAGAACGCTTTTCTCATAATCTAGAAGGTTATACGAAAAGCTGGTTAATGGCTCGAAAGGTATATGAAGATGTTTATTACGATGTAGAAAATGACAATCCTAATATGGAAGAAGACGAACTTCAATATTTAGCTTCTGAACAGTATGAGGAATTACTCGTTTCACAAATGGAGACAGTCCAAGTTAATATTCACTCTTTAGAAGGTTATCATTAA
- a CDS encoding SCP2 sterol-binding domain-containing protein produces the protein MTVKEMFDQLVSKIKEDPSHIQGLNIVYQFNISGDDEGIYQLKLEDGTVEYLEGETLEAKTTLELSDKNFLKLAEGNLNPTTAYMTGKLKVRGDLSQALKLNSLLKEYQS, from the coding sequence GTGACTGTAAAAGAAATGTTTGATCAACTAGTAAGCAAAATTAAGGAAGACCCTTCTCATATCCAAGGTTTAAATATCGTTTATCAATTTAATATATCTGGTGATGATGAGGGGATTTATCAGTTAAAGCTTGAAGATGGGACAGTGGAGTACCTAGAGGGTGAAACGCTAGAAGCCAAGACGACACTTGAACTAAGTGATAAAAACTTTTTAAAACTTGCAGAAGGTAACTTAAATCCAACAACCGCTTATATGACAGGGAAGCTAAAAGTAAGAGGGGATTTATCTCAAGCATTAAAATTAAATTCTCTTTTAAAAGAATATCAATCATAA
- a CDS encoding FbpB family small basic protein → MRKRLSKSFNELVNENKQQLLRDEKAISQIERKVDDKYVKKELQKA, encoded by the coding sequence ATGAGAAAAAGACTATCAAAAAGTTTTAACGAACTTGTAAATGAAAATAAACAACAATTACTTCGAGATGAGAAAGCAATCTCTCAAATCGAAAGAAAAGTCGATGATAAGTATGTAAAGAAAGAATTACAAAAAGCGTAA